The stretch of DNA TGAAATATGTTTTTGTTGACCTTTATCTTACTTGTCCTCTTTTTATACATATGGTGTCAATCAATTCATTAAAAATGTTTTATTAATAGtgataatttaattagatggacatgaaattttagaaaaaaaaattatacatcaTGAAAAAAGTGTAAATATAAGTTCAAAtgtgaaatataaaatagaaagtgtagATTAAATAATTGATGAAGACCCTAAAACAACTAAACAAGGAAATTACTTATAATTTTGTCCACAAAAATTTGTATTCTTCCCTATAATTTGCATGGAGATCCGGTTTCTTAGCCAAATAACAAATTGACAATCCCTACTAAAACCTAAAAAGGCATCAAATCTTcctcataaaataaaaaataaataactaaataaataaataaaaaggctTATTAGCCCTCTATCCATTTCCCCCCTCTTCGTCTCTACTCTTGAAATCAACATTTTAGACAAAATGGCATCTTTCATGAGTAGGACAGCCCTTTTCCTCCTCCTTTCCGCCGTGGCCTTGTTCGCAGCCGAGGCCATCCCGGCCTCTCGCAACTTCCACGTGGTCCAGCACCGCCTAGACCTCGCGGCGGAAATCGGCAAGTTCTGCCAAAGCACCCAAAACGCCACTCTTTGCACTAAAATACTCCAACCATACTTTGAAGGCATTCACTTCGACCAATTCAAGGCCCTTGACATCACCCTTGACGCCACCAGTGAACAAGCCAAGTTAACCCTCGCCGCCATAGATAGCTTGTTCTTCAAGAAAGGTCTATCAAAGTCCACAAAGGACTCACTCAAGATTTGCAAGGATCAGTACAAGAGCATCTTGGGTTCCATCAAGGAGGCCAAAGCTATGGTGGCTACCAAAAATGTTATCGA from Arachis duranensis cultivar V14167 chromosome 4, aradu.V14167.gnm2.J7QH, whole genome shotgun sequence encodes:
- the LOC107483100 gene encoding uncharacterized protein LOC107483100, producing the protein MASFMSRTALFLLLSAVALFAAEAIPASRNFHVVQHRLDLAAEIGKFCQSTQNATLCTKILQPYFEGIHFDQFKALDITLDATSEQAKLTLAAIDSLFFKKGLSKSTKDSLKICKDQYKSILGSIKEAKAMVATKNVIEAKYKVSAVISFYEACSDSFDIGETIPFAAQSEPVFQIGGNCLDILAAMEKALPARPVVMNSPPSPYSNVIGTIS